The Gillisia sp. Hel_I_86 genome has a segment encoding these proteins:
- a CDS encoding IS91 family transposase, producing MKRAAYEVAQVLERNREGLAGYCANSWQLRTLHALRKCRSAALGGHIDRCNNPGCHRLHLSYNSCRNRHCPKCQGHKREEWIRAREEELLNVPYFHVVFTLPPELNRACLYEPKLMYSLLFKTAWQVIKGFSANPKFIGANPGMIAILHTWGQNLSLHPHLHCIVPGGGITKSGKWKSARSKGTYLFPVKARSTVFRARFVAALRKELKPRSIAFYESLFKSNWAVYCKRPFFGPSQVVGYLGRYTHKIAIGNHRIKELDNKGVTFAVKDYRHGGKRSLLRLSDQEFIRRFALHVLPKGFARIRHYGILSSYHKKITLTQLRQSLGRVQLQKQKPLQHRLCLVCKKGTLVTLNIFTARGPPEYWMEKLKKQKQNGI from the coding sequence GTGAAACGTGCTGCTTACGAAGTAGCCCAGGTGTTGGAACGCAACAGGGAAGGCCTGGCCGGTTATTGTGCCAATAGCTGGCAACTTCGTACCCTCCACGCCTTGCGCAAATGCCGCAGCGCTGCCCTTGGCGGCCACATTGACCGTTGCAACAATCCGGGCTGTCACCGCCTGCACCTGAGCTACAACAGTTGCCGGAACCGTCATTGTCCCAAGTGCCAGGGACACAAGAGGGAAGAATGGATACGGGCAAGGGAGGAAGAATTACTTAACGTGCCGTACTTCCACGTGGTGTTTACCCTTCCCCCTGAGCTTAACCGGGCCTGCCTGTATGAACCAAAACTGATGTACAGCTTACTGTTCAAAACAGCATGGCAGGTAATAAAAGGTTTTTCTGCAAACCCAAAGTTCATCGGGGCCAATCCCGGTATGATCGCTATCCTGCATACCTGGGGACAAAACCTTTCCCTACACCCACACCTGCATTGCATTGTTCCCGGTGGAGGCATTACCAAATCCGGCAAATGGAAGTCGGCCAGGAGCAAAGGCACATACTTGTTTCCGGTAAAGGCCAGGAGCACCGTATTTAGGGCTCGTTTTGTAGCTGCCCTGCGCAAGGAACTGAAGCCGCGATCCATTGCCTTCTATGAAAGCCTGTTCAAAAGCAATTGGGCAGTTTACTGTAAGCGTCCTTTTTTTGGCCCTTCTCAAGTGGTGGGATACTTGGGACGTTACACCCACAAGATCGCCATTGGCAACCATCGCATAAAAGAGCTGGACAACAAGGGCGTTACTTTTGCCGTAAAGGATTACCGGCACGGGGGAAAGAGGTCCTTACTACGTTTGTCCGACCAAGAGTTCATCAGGCGGTTCGCCCTGCACGTCCTCCCCAAAGGCTTTGCACGCATCCGCCATTACGGGATCTTGAGCTCCTACCACAAGAAAATCACGCTTACCCAGCTACGGCAAAGCCTGGGGCGGGTACAACTCCAAAAACAAAAACCATTACAACACCGGCTGTGCCTGGTTTGCAAGAAAGGAACATTAGTGACCCTTAACATCTTTACGGCACGTGGTCCACCAGAATATTGGATGGAAAAATTGAAAAAGCAAAAACAAAACGGAATATGA
- a CDS encoding helix-turn-helix domain-containing protein, whose protein sequence is MAKNTLDPKELNPQEIKNILKSRQEYRVALRLQMVYLIHQGKSSREVADIYQVSFKQVLNWVHRFKHQGIEGLKDKVGRGRKASLNKKELDHIRQTILNTAPSEYGYTSKRWTGPLLLKWINKEYKTEFTATTIYKLLEKIGLESQNGKGYVPLD, encoded by the coding sequence ATGGCAAAAAACACGTTAGACCCGAAAGAATTAAACCCTCAAGAGATCAAAAATATTCTCAAAAGCAGACAAGAATATAGAGTAGCTCTAAGGTTGCAAATGGTTTACCTGATCCACCAGGGAAAATCCAGCAGAGAGGTGGCCGATATCTATCAGGTAAGCTTTAAACAGGTGCTAAACTGGGTACATAGATTTAAACATCAGGGAATAGAAGGGCTCAAAGACAAAGTGGGGCGTGGTAGAAAAGCTAGCTTAAACAAAAAAGAATTAGATCATATTCGGCAGACTATTTTGAATACCGCTCCATCTGAATATGGGTACACATCCAAGCGATGGACAGGGCCTTTACTTTTGAAATGGATCAATAAAGAATATAAAACCGAATTTACAGCCACAACTATATATAAATTACTTGAAAAGATTGGGCTGGAGTCCCAAAACGGAAAAGGGTATGTCCCACTCGATTAG